The Acidianus manzaensis genome has a window encoding:
- a CDS encoding IS110 family transposase, whose translation MEGQKAGIDVGKKNLYLSYQGKIYKLNNNEQGYEEIRKMLPRGTKIILEDSGIYTRKIIRALGKDFEIRIVNPLIISKHKSIRGKKSDKIDAKKLAEIKLDETRMGKISKERELTTQWDFITRTTSKIKNRIRRNLNSLGLDDKLNKDNLEKAMNMNEPEADEIKFLLQELKHFEERKKKIEEELKTVIPRDHVIFTIPGIGETIGSLIVARVGDFSRFSTKKKFVAYCGLDPFIEQSGSRILTQGISKRGDALLRKLFYLSALTAIRVNPTIKEFYENHKGKLKGKKLIIACARKLAVITWAVCYYNKAYSELQ comes from the coding sequence ATGGAGGGACAAAAAGCAGGAATAGATGTAGGAAAGAAAAACTTGTATTTAAGCTACCAAGGCAAAATATACAAATTAAACAACAATGAACAAGGATATGAAGAAATAAGAAAAATGCTGCCAAGAGGAACAAAAATAATACTAGAAGACTCTGGAATATACACTAGAAAGATAATAAGAGCGCTAGGCAAAGACTTCGAAATAAGAATAGTAAACCCCTTGATAATATCAAAACACAAGAGTATAAGAGGAAAGAAAAGCGACAAAATAGACGCTAAAAAACTTGCAGAAATAAAACTAGATGAAACAAGAATGGGCAAAATCTCAAAAGAAAGAGAACTAACAACCCAATGGGACTTCATAACAAGAACAACAAGTAAAATAAAAAACAGAATAAGAAGAAACCTAAACTCTCTAGGACTCGACGACAAGCTAAACAAGGATAACCTTGAAAAAGCCATGAACATGAACGAACCAGAAGCTGACGAAATAAAATTCTTATTACAAGAGCTGAAGCACTTCGAGGAAAGGAAGAAGAAAATAGAAGAAGAACTAAAAACCGTCATTCCAAGAGATCACGTGATTTTCACAATCCCAGGCATTGGTGAGACTATTGGTTCCTTAATCGTTGCTAGAGTGGGAGACTTCTCACGTTTCTCGACGAAGAAGAAGTTTGTTGCTTACTGTGGCCTAGATCCTTTTATTGAGCAAAGTGGTTCAAGGATTCTAACTCAAGGAATTTCTAAGCGTGGTGATGCGTTATTGAGGAAATTGTTCTATCTTTCTGCTTTAACTGCCATTAGGGTTAATCCTACTATTAAGGAGTTTTACGAGAATCATAAGGGGAAGCTGAAAGGAAAGAAGTTAATTATTGCTTGTGCGAGGAAGCTAGCTGTTATAACTTGGGCTGTTTGTTATTACAATAAAGCTTACAGCGAATTACAGTAA